In the genome of Treponema pedis, one region contains:
- a CDS encoding ATP-binding cassette domain-containing protein, which yields MSNKSKLKVFSFYMFFVFLVLLGAQYILLDLYSTRLFEFQENLLNLKTIRVKPLVETLVVIITLLLINILARFAVIRFGCRKLQIKKDMVEKYLSLPFSYYYDVNYAQVLDSLQSYPAFFINDVLKIYTISFNAVICVLIFIKLFYVSAMLSVLSLGLLIIFFLVDRLFLRRVRSIDKLRIKLAPSLYKDLGDSVSGRLDIRSVNSHKYFEQRIFSKMDKLCKDCFKKKEGLAITRKNLELIIQKVLPLMSLLIALFLFKDKSVGNAIMPFYMLFILLPNPLSAISIFEHVKNLKTMIEPIEEVLQSKETERGNSLFIHDDINVNSLFVNLRNQYLLNDINVSIKKCEKVLIIGDSGSGKSVFLNCLMGIDYQQSGQVNYGSMEVREFDNKTFLQNTSFLDLKGLVLPGTLRYNLLLNVSEIISDDSLKSFIHAVGVAEFIPFLYDLDKQLDPDTLSDGEVVTVSLLRELIKKPHIFFLDETFSSLDVAVEECFLKYLMSTDSTVIMISHKKEHVQYFERVLYFKSGNIHVDIKAKYALTNPPIKDFYDSMYTDIQKGAVL from the coding sequence ATGTCAAATAAGTCAAAGTTAAAAGTTTTTTCTTTTTACATGTTTTTTGTTTTTCTTGTTTTACTCGGAGCTCAATATATTCTTTTAGATTTATATTCCACGCGCTTATTTGAATTTCAAGAAAATTTATTAAACCTTAAAACAATCCGCGTAAAACCTCTCGTAGAAACTCTTGTCGTAATCATTACTCTTTTGCTTATAAATATACTTGCGCGCTTTGCCGTTATCCGGTTCGGGTGCAGAAAATTGCAGATAAAAAAGGATATGGTAGAAAAATATTTAAGCCTTCCGTTTTCGTACTATTATGATGTAAACTATGCGCAAGTTTTAGACTCGTTACAAAGTTATCCCGCATTTTTTATAAACGACGTTTTAAAAATATATACGATTTCTTTTAACGCCGTAATTTGCGTTTTGATTTTTATAAAACTTTTTTATGTAAGTGCAATGCTGTCGGTATTATCCCTCGGTTTATTGATTATCTTCTTTTTAGTAGACAGATTATTTTTACGCCGTGTTCGAAGCATAGATAAGCTGCGCATAAAATTGGCCCCCTCATTATACAAGGATCTTGGAGACTCCGTTTCAGGACGATTGGATATTCGTTCCGTAAACTCGCATAAATATTTTGAGCAACGTATTTTTTCAAAAATGGATAAACTTTGTAAAGATTGTTTTAAAAAAAAGGAAGGTTTGGCGATAACGCGTAAGAATTTAGAGCTTATTATTCAAAAAGTACTGCCTCTTATGTCGCTTCTAATTGCCTTATTTCTTTTTAAAGATAAGAGCGTAGGTAATGCGATAATGCCTTTTTATATGCTTTTTATTTTATTGCCTAATCCGTTGAGTGCGATTTCTATATTTGAACATGTCAAAAATTTAAAGACAATGATTGAACCCATTGAAGAGGTTTTACAAAGCAAAGAAACCGAAAGAGGAAATTCTTTATTTATTCATGATGATATCAATGTTAATTCATTATTCGTAAACTTACGCAATCAATATCTTCTTAATGACATCAATGTAAGTATTAAAAAGTGTGAAAAAGTTTTAATTATAGGAGATTCCGGCTCGGGGAAATCGGTATTTTTAAACTGTCTTATGGGTATAGACTATCAACAAAGCGGGCAAGTAAACTACGGCAGTATGGAAGTAAGAGAATTCGATAATAAAACTTTTTTGCAAAATACTTCTTTCCTTGATTTAAAAGGATTGGTTTTACCCGGCACATTGAGATACAACCTTCTTTTAAATGTTTCTGAAATAATAAGCGATGACTCCTTAAAGTCTTTTATTCATGCTGTAGGTGTTGCGGAATTTATTCCGTTTTTATATGACCTTGACAAACAGCTTGATCCCGATACCTTATCCGACGGGGAAGTCGTTACGGTTTCGCTTTTAAGGGAGCTTATTAAAAAGCCCCATATATTTTTTCTTGATGAAACTTTCAGTTCTCTGGATGTCGCAGTTGAGGAATGTTTTTTGAAATATCTCATGTCGACGGATAGTACCGTAATTATGATTTCTCATAAAAAAGAACATGTGCAATACTTCGAGCGGGTGCTTTATTTTAAATCCGGAAATATTCACGTCGATATAAAAGCAAAATATGCTTTAACGAACCCGCCTATAAAAGACTTTTACGATTCAATGTATACCGATATACAAAAAGGAGCTGTGCTGTGA
- a CDS encoding bifunctional aspartate carbamoyltransferase catalytic subunit/aspartate carbamoyltransferase regulatory subunit, which produces MANVFTGKSLTVIDDLSIEERKYLFEKTRILKKAIQEDDKQTMDKFRINDKDFGIYEVFLESSTRTKESFRNAANFHQVKLSDLAVETSSFNKGESYADTFNTLAGYRNAIFIVRSKIEGVCRWLEDETQAFAKRNNLKRKPAFINAGDGKHEHPTQELLDEFTFLEENNWSFKNIHLALVGDLYHGRTVHSKADGLKIFESVTVDLIAPPELAMPDYYKIKMKENGFKLREFSSIEDYLNQDNIAKIWYFTRPQLERMGEQILKKQEELRRSITFKKEFIRKLPENTRFYHPLPRHRKHPTIPSFLDGTTLNGWESQSINGMYVRIVLLSMIAGKIGEDYSGSALPGSCNEGEEYIVEVPVQTKGKSKVKTFSEGVRPIQNGIVIDHICRGDTPASIRRHIAKITKVMKLEDGKGGEWISTSTEGTNIFKGIIFRPGEYKFSRADLKRLAGVAASCTLNIIKDGKIEAKYRTHLPPRIYNFEDLICRNEACVSHPAQAEGAPAMFYRTPDNRYACQYCGTIHSFKEIWGDKPE; this is translated from the coding sequence ATGGCAAACGTTTTTACAGGGAAATCGTTGACCGTCATCGACGACTTATCTATTGAAGAGCGGAAATATCTTTTTGAAAAAACGCGTATTTTAAAAAAAGCGATTCAAGAAGACGATAAACAAACTATGGATAAATTCAGGATTAACGATAAAGATTTCGGAATTTATGAAGTGTTTTTGGAATCCAGTACCCGCACAAAAGAATCTTTTAGAAATGCCGCGAATTTTCATCAAGTTAAGTTAAGCGATTTGGCGGTAGAAACTTCTTCTTTTAATAAAGGAGAAAGCTATGCCGACACCTTTAATACCCTTGCAGGGTACCGCAACGCTATTTTTATCGTTAGAAGTAAAATAGAAGGTGTATGCCGTTGGCTTGAAGACGAAACCCAAGCCTTTGCAAAACGGAATAACTTAAAACGTAAGCCCGCTTTTATAAATGCAGGCGACGGAAAGCACGAACACCCTACTCAAGAATTGTTAGATGAATTTACATTTTTGGAAGAAAACAATTGGTCATTTAAAAATATTCATCTTGCACTTGTAGGCGATTTATATCACGGCAGAACCGTACATTCCAAAGCGGACGGTTTAAAAATTTTCGAATCCGTAACCGTAGATTTAATTGCCCCTCCGGAACTTGCGATGCCCGACTATTACAAAATTAAAATGAAAGAAAACGGATTTAAACTCCGAGAATTTTCCTCAATTGAAGACTATTTAAATCAAGATAACATTGCAAAAATTTGGTACTTTACCCGTCCGCAGCTTGAAAGAATGGGCGAGCAGATTTTAAAAAAACAGGAAGAGCTTAGACGCTCAATAACTTTTAAAAAAGAATTTATCCGAAAGCTGCCGGAAAATACACGTTTTTATCATCCGTTGCCCCGGCACCGGAAACACCCGACTATCCCTTCTTTTTTGGACGGAACGACTCTTAACGGCTGGGAAAGCCAATCGATAAACGGAATGTATGTGCGTATAGTGCTTCTTTCTATGATTGCAGGAAAAATCGGAGAAGATTATTCGGGTTCCGCTTTGCCCGGTTCTTGTAACGAAGGAGAGGAGTACATTGTAGAAGTTCCGGTTCAAACTAAGGGAAAAAGTAAGGTTAAAACCTTTTCGGAAGGAGTGCGTCCCATTCAAAACGGAATAGTAATAGACCATATTTGCCGGGGAGATACGCCCGCCAGTATACGCCGACATATTGCAAAAATTACAAAGGTTATGAAACTGGAAGACGGTAAGGGCGGCGAATGGATTTCCACTTCAACGGAGGGGACAAATATTTTTAAAGGAATTATTTTTCGACCCGGCGAATATAAATTTTCGCGAGCCGATTTAAAAAGGCTTGCAGGAGTTGCGGCAAGTTGTACATTAAATATTATAAAAGACGGAAAAATTGAAGCAAAATACAGAACGCATTTACCTCCGCGTATCTATAATTTTGAAGATTTAATTTGCCGCAATGAGGCTTGCGTTTCGCATCCCGCTCAAGCGGAAGGAGCACCAGCAATGTTTTACCGTACCCCCGATAACCGCTATGCCTGTCAATATTGCGGAACTATTCATTCTTTTAAAGAAATATGGGGAGATAAACCCGAATAA
- a CDS encoding ATP-binding cassette domain-containing protein produces MNLTIKQGETIEIVAENGSGKSTLVRFIAGLYTPCSGTVEFGV; encoded by the coding sequence ATAAATCTTACAATAAAGCAGGGCGAAACAATTGAAATTGTAGCGGAGAACGGTTCAGGAAAATCTACATTGGTAAGGTTTATTGCCGGTTTATATACGCCCTGTTCCGGTACTGTTGAATTCGGCGTATAA
- the nth gene encoding endonuclease III → MKLLPKEQIEEVYKRLKKHNPNPKGELYSSNVYTLLIAVVLSAQATDVGVNKATKAFFQAADTPEKMLELGEEGVKEYIKTINLYPTKAKRIIALSKILLEEYGGNVPDKREDLEKLPGVGRKTANVVLNMGFGQPAIAVDTHILRTAPRIGMSSGKTPLEVEKDLLEVTPKKYLLNAHHWILLHGRYICKARNPNCGDCFLTDICMKNGIE, encoded by the coding sequence AAGAACAAATCGAAGAAGTATACAAAAGATTAAAAAAACATAACCCCAATCCCAAAGGAGAACTTTACTCATCAAATGTTTACACCCTTTTAATAGCCGTAGTTCTTTCCGCACAAGCGACCGATGTAGGTGTAAATAAGGCGACCAAGGCTTTTTTTCAAGCAGCAGATACTCCTGAAAAAATGCTTGAACTTGGCGAAGAAGGCGTAAAAGAATATATAAAAACAATTAATTTATATCCTACAAAGGCAAAGCGTATTATTGCATTAAGCAAAATCTTATTGGAAGAATACGGCGGAAATGTTCCCGATAAGCGTGAAGATTTGGAAAAGTTACCCGGAGTAGGCAGAAAAACCGCAAATGTTGTTTTAAATATGGGCTTCGGACAACCGGCAATTGCGGTAGATACTCATATTTTGCGCACGGCACCGCGTATAGGTATGTCGTCGGGAAAAACACCGCTTGAAGTCGAAAAAGATTTACTTGAAGTTACTCCGAAAAAATATTTATTAAACGCTCATCACTGGATATTATTACACGGAAGATATATTTGCAAAGCACGTAATCCCAATTGCGGAGACTGTTTTTTAACCGATATTTGTATGAAAAACGGCATTGAATAA